The stretch of DNA GCACTGTCCAGGCGGCCGGGGCAGCGCCGGCCGCGAACAGGGCCAGGGCCGTAGTGGAGACCACCGCACCCATGCCTTGGGCGAAGCGCTTGGGCGGCCCGGGAACCAGTTTCACGTGGCCCAGCCGTGGGGTGATGACTTTCACGGACAGCAGTGCCAGCGGCGAGATCCGGGGTCCGAAGAGCACGCGGAGCCAGAACCCGGCGGCGATGGCCAGCAGGCCCCATCCCGACCCCGCCGCTGCCGTCACCAGCGCCAGCACAACCACCAGCCCTGCCGTCACGCGGGCGGCGTACTCGTTCACGGGGTTGGGGAAGGCAAATACGGTGCGCATGAGGCCAGGCTAGGGGCCTCCGACGCCGGGCGGAAGGTTTGTTGCGCCGCGTGAACG from Pseudarthrobacter siccitolerans encodes:
- a CDS encoding DUF4395 domain-containing protein, which encodes MRTVFAFPNPVNEYAARVTAGLVVVLALVTAAAGSGWGLLAIAAGFWLRVLFGPRISPLALLSVKVITPRLGHVKLVPGPPKRFAQGMGAVVSTTALALFAAGAAPAAWTVLGILIVAASLEAFAGFCLGCVIFGFLQRRGLIPAEVCEACNNISLRRL